A genomic segment from Pararge aegeria chromosome 15, ilParAegt1.1, whole genome shotgun sequence encodes:
- the LOC120630013 gene encoding solute carrier family 22 member 3-like: protein MPEERDVAMDSVSGKMESERKPRVFEKPLDLDDVLVNELGQLGWFQLRIIALVVVPIMMSAFMSEYIFSAAAIPHRCWIPECNEKSKELKYDPDWILNAVPSTGSGFSSCRRFALQTSGTNGSLDNCPAQLFDHSKTVGCQGYVYEKNNSVVFDFDLGCQDWLRAFAGTLNSIGILLAMPITGYISDRFGRRFALVVNVFNLSLVGLIRAFSVNYTMYMILQIVQTTLGAGTFSSAYIFAAELVGPKYRVLTSATLSSIFAIGQVILGAVAWLIQPWRSMLMALHIPGFVIIAYYGILSESIRWLISKRKFTEAKKVLETVARVNGTQISEKSLQALMGSAETPPKANDGSPSLIRSITRSPVLLRRVCTTPVWWITTIFVYYGLSIDSTSLSDTIYLNYILTCAIEIPGFYTAVFVLDRVGRKATISSGFFFSAACNIIFVFVPSSLSVFRLIVFLLGKFGISMVMTSLYLYTSELYPTEYRHSLLAFSSMIGRIGSITAPLTPVLMDYWHGIPSMMFGAMGILSGILVLTQPETLGTKMPDTLAEAEALGTPESKLQPPS from the exons ATGCCCGAAGAACGCGATGTTGCAATGGATTCAGTGTCTGGGAAGATGGAAAGTGAGAGAAAACCTAGAGTATTTGAGAAGCCCCTGGATTTAGACGACGTTCTGGTGAACGAGCTGGGTCAACTGGGCTGGTTCCAGCTGCGGATCATTGCGTTAGTGGTCGTACCGATCATGATGTCAGCGTTCATGAGTGAATACATCTTCTCCGCCGCAGCGATACCTCACAG GTGTTGGATACCAGAATGCAATGAAAAGAGTAAAGAGTTAAAATATGACCCTGATTGGATATTAAACGCTGTACCAAGTACCGGGTCTGGATTTTCCAGCTGCCGAAGGTTCGCTCTACAGACTTCTGGTACTAACGGTAGTCTCGACAACTGCCCTGCTCAGTTGTTTGATCACTCCAAAACTGTGGGGTGCCAGGGttatgtttatgaaaaaaacaattcaGTTGTCTTTGAT TTCGATCTCGGTTGTCAAGACTGGTTGCGAGCGTTCGCCGGCACGCTAAACAGTATCGGGATACTGCTGGCGATGCCTATCACGGGCTACATCTCGGACCGCTTCGGCCGCAGATTCGCTCTCGTCGTTAACGTGTTTAACCTCAGCTTGGTCGGCCTGATTAGAGCGTTCTCCGTTAATTACACCATGTACATGATACTACAAATTGTTCAAACCACGCTAGGTGCTGGTACTTTCAGCTCTGCTTATATATTTG CTGCTGAACTGGTTGGACCTAAGTACCGTGTGCTAACAAGTGCGACATTATCATCTATATTTGCAATCGGACAAGTGATCCTTGGCGCGGTGGCCTGGCTGATTCAGCCGTGGCGGTCTATGCTTATGGCCCTACATATACCAGGTTTCGTGATAATCGCGTACTATGGGATATTGTCTGAGAGCATTCGATGGTTGATTTCCAAAAGAAAATTCACCGAAGCGAAAAAAGTTTTGGAGACTGTAGCGAGAGTAAACGGGACACAAATAAGTGAGAAGTCTTTGCAAGCACTTATGGGTTCAGCGGAGACTCCACCTAAAGCGAAT GACGGAAGTCCGAGTCTCATCCGTTCAATTACACGCTCGCCAGTCCTACTGAGGCGAGTGTGCACAACTCCAGTGTGGTGGATCACCACGATCTTCGTGTACTACGGTCTCTCCATCGACTCCACCAGCCTCTCCGATACCATCTACTTGAACTACATCTTGACTTGCGCCATAGAGATTCCAGGCTTCTATACAGCAGTGTTCGTGTTGGACAGAGTTGGCAGAAAAGCTACCATTTCCTCCGGCTTCTTCTTCAGTGCCGCTTGCaacattatatttgtttttgttccGAGCA GTTTGTCGGTGTTCCGGCTGATAGTGTTTCTGCTGGGAAAATTCGGCATCTCCATGGTGATGACGTCCCTGTATCTCTACACCTCTGAGCTGTACCCCACGGAGTACCGGCACAGCCTACTGGCCTTCTCGTCCATGATTGGACGGATCGGATCTATCACGGCTCCACTCACACCTGTACTC